A region of the Euzebya sp. genome:
CGCTGGTCCTGACCGTCCACGACTGGGCGCCGGCGGTCCTGCGCTACCAGCCCGACCCGTACCGGGTGGTCCGCCTGGGCATGTACGCCCGCGTCCACCTCCGACGTCCGGCGATGACCACGCCCTCGCCGTACCTGGCCGCGAAGCTGCGCCGGACCGGCCTGGGCCGGGCCCACGTGGTGCCCAACGGGGTGGCAGCCGACGCGATCGCCGACCGGCCGCGGACGCGCGGCAGCGGGGCGGCGCTCCTGGGCATCGCGATGGGGTTCAGCCGGCGCAAGAACACCACCTCGCTCCTCCGGGCCCACGGGCGGCTGCGAGCTGCCGGGGTGCCGAGCCGACTGGTCCTCGTCGGCGCCGACCACGAGCCGGGCGGTGTGGCGCAGGCGTGGGCCCGTGCCCGTGACCTGGACGAGGACGTCACCTTCGCCGGCGTGCTCCCCTACGACCGGGTCCTCGACGCGCTCGCGAGCTGCGACGTCTTCGTCCACCCCGCCCGGGAGGAGTCCTTCGGGATGGTGCTCGCCGAGGCGATGGCCCAGGGCACGCCGGTCGTCGCCGGCGCCCGGTCGGGTGCGGTGCCGTGGGTGCTCGACGACGGGCGCGCCGGCGTCCTGGCCGATGTCGACGACCCCGGGGCGATCGCCCTCGCGGTCCAGGGGCTGCTGAGCGACCGCCGCCGCTGGGAGCAGCTGTCCGCCGCCGGGTTGGCGCACGTCCGGCGGCGCTTCGCGATGCCCGTGGTGGCCGAGGGGTACCTGGCGGCCTACCGCAGAGCGGCCGGGTCGTGACCACGCCGCCGGAGGGTCGCCACCCCGTCGAGGGCGAGGCGTTCACCCCGACCGGTCCGACTCCGGACGGTCCGAACCTGACCCGGCGGACCCTCACCGGGTTCAGCTGGACGTTCGCGGCCACCCTGGCGGGCCTGGTCGCCCAGCTCGCCTACACCTCGGTCATCAACCGCCTGCTGCCCCCGGACACCTTCGGGCTGGTGGCGAGCGCCCAGGCGGTCCTGATCGGCGGCCAGTTCCTGTCCGAGCTGGGCGTCGGCCGCGCCGTCGTGCAGAAGACCCACCTGGACGTCGCCGACCAGCGGACCGCGTTCACCTCGAGCCTGCTCCTCGGCGCGGCGTTGACCGGCGGGCTGGTCCTGGCCGCGCCGCTCGTCGGGGTGCTCTTCGACGAACCCGACGTCGTCGGCGTCACCCGCGGACTGGCGTTGCTCCTGCTGGCGAACGCCATCGGGATCACCGCGACGAGCGTCCTCCGCCGCGAGCTGCGCTTCAAGGCCGTGGCCCTCTTGGACCTCGGCTCGTTCGCCGTCGGCTACCTGGTGATCGGGATCGGTGCGGCCGTGGCCGGCTTCGGGGTGTGGAGCCTGGTGGCCGCGGCGGTGTCGAAGGCCGCCATCGAGGGCGTCGGCAGCCTGGTGCTGGCCCGCCACCCGATGCGGCCGCTCCTCGCCCGCAGGTCGCTCGCCGAGATGTACGCCTTCGGCTCGCAGGTCTCGATCGTCGGTGCGGTCGAGTACGTGAGCGGCCAGCTGCCCGTCGCCGCCGTGGGCCGGTTGCGGGGGCAGGCCGCGCTGGGGCAGTTCTCCCGGGCGGCGTACCTGGTGGACCTGCCGTTCATCCAGATCTCGAACGCCCTCACCGACGTCCTGTTCCCCGCCGTCGCCCGCATCAAGGCCGAGCGGGTCCGGGTCCGGGTGGCCTACATGACGTCCCTGCGGGTGACCGCTGCGCTGCTGCTGCCGACCGCCGCCGGCGCCGCGGTGGCGAGCGACGAGCTGGTCGCGGTCGTCCTCGGCGACCAGTGGGAGCGGGCCGCCGCGGTGCTGCCGCTCCTGGCCGCCCACGCCACCCTGATGATGCTGGTCCACTACGCGGCCATCGTCTGCGAGGCCCTCGCGGTGCTGTGGCAGAAGCTCGTCATCCAGGTGGCCACGTTCGCGGTGCTGGCCGCGGGCTTCGTGGTCGTCCGCGACGACGGTCTCGAGGCGTTCGCCGTCGTGATGGTCATCGCCCAGGTCGTCCGCCTGATCGGGTACTGGGCGCTGATGGCCCGCCAGCTCGGGCTGCCGGCGGCATCACAGCCCGCGGCGCTGCTCGCCCCGGCGGTGACCGCCGCGCTCACCGCCGGCGCGATCGCCGGGTGGACCGCGGTCGGCGGCCGCCTGGGCCTGCCGACGGCGTTGGTCCTGATGCTCCAGATCGTCGTCGGCGGCGCCGTGCTGGCGTGGGGGTTCTGGTACGGACCGCGCCGCCGGATCCGCGACGAGCGGGTCGAGCGACTCGAGCTGGCCGACGCCGGCGGCGGGCGGACGATGCGGACCGTGCTGGCCGTCCTGAGGGTCGGCCGCGCTGAACCCCAGATCTGAGCGCTGAGCGCGCCGGCGGAGCTGAACCCCAGATCCGAGCACCAGGTCGGCCGCGCTGGACCCCAGATCTGAGCGCTGAGCGCGCCGGCGGAGCTGAACCCCAGATCTGAGCACCCGGTCGTCCGATGACGTACCCCCTACGCCCCGCCTCACGACCGGAGGTGGCCGCGCAGGCGGTCCACCACGTCGAGCGCCCCCGCCCACACCCGGACGGGGTCGAGGTGCTCGAGCGCGACCTCCCGGGCCTGCTCACCCATCCGGATCAGCTCGTCCCGGGGCAGGGACAGGGCGATGCGGACCAGCTCGACGGCCTCGCCCGGTGTCCCCGCCATCAGCACCCCGGGGCACTCGGCCAGCCAGCGCGGTGCCCCCACGATCCGGTTGGTGACGTGCACCACGCCGGCCGACATGGCGATCGGCAGGCGGTCGGAGGCCGCGAACGCCGCCCGCGGGAAGTGGTTCCACCCGACCGACACCCACCCGTCGCGGAGCACCCGGTGCTGCTCGGTGTAGGCGATGGGTCCGCGGGCGGACGGCGAGTCCCACCCCCGCCCGTAGAGCGCGAAGCCGGCACCGAACGCGCGGTGCAGGCCGCGGACGAGCCGGTCGCGGGACAGCCCACCCGGCAGCGCGGGGATCGCCGGGACCCGGGTCGCGACGCGGCTCGCGATCATCACGACCTCGTCGGGCCTGGCGTCCGAGGGCTCCCACCCGCCGGCGAAGCGGGCGTCGACGACGGGCGGCATCAACCGGACCCGCGCGGCGCCGGCGCGCCGGTAGGCCCGCGCGATCGCCCCGCCGCCGGCGGCCAGCACCAGGTCGGCGGCCGCCACCACCGTCGCCATCGCCGGGGGGATCGGCTTGCGCAGCACCCCGTAGGCGTCGCCGTCCTGGTAGACGAGCAGCGGGCGGCTCGACACCGCCGCCAACCGCGCCGGCAGCGACGTGGGCAGCGGCCCCTCCTCCACGTGCTGCCACACGATCACGTCCGGTCCGAACCCCTCGGCCACGTCGACGAGGTGATCGGCCCAGCCGTCCGGGTCGGCGGCGCGGACCTGCAGGAACGAGACGACCTCCACGGCGTCGACCCTGCCGTCGGCCGCCAGGGCGGCGAGGGCGTCGCGCGGACCGCGCTGGACCTGGCCGGGGGAGTCGTCCACCTCGTTCGGCAGCAGCAGCACGCGGGGTGGGCGGATCAGGGTGCGTCCTCCGTCTCGTACGGCGACCGAAGGCTACCCGGCGGCATAGGTTGGGCGGCCATGTCCGCAGCGCTCGAGCTGGTCGCCGTCGCCGTCCTCGGCCTGGTCGGCCTCGTGGTGATCGACCGGGCCCTGCTGCGCCGCGACCTGCCGTGGCTGATCGTGGCCGGCGGGGTGGTCGTCCGCGAGGTCGTGCAGCCCCTCCCGCGGCTCGAGGTCGGCGGGATCGCGGTCTACCCCGAGGACGTGGTCACGGTCCTCGTGGGCGTCGTCCTGGCCGCCTGGCTGCTCCGCGGTGCCGCCCTGCGGACCCCGCAGCTGCTGGTCTGCCTGGCCCTCGCGCTGGTCGGGATCTCGATCGCCCGCGGGGCGGCCCAGTTCGGGCTGCCGGCCGCGATCAACGAGGCGCGCGAGACGCTGTACTTCCTCGGCGGGGTGCTCCTCGGCTCCTTCGCACCCGTCGACGCCGCCGGTCGGGCGCGGCTCGCGCGGGGGTGGCTGGTCGTCGCCGGGGGCCTCGTCGTCCTGGCCGTGATCCGCTGGGGGATCGTGGTCTTCGACATCCCCCTCCGCGGCGGGTGGTACATCCCCGACTTCGGCGGGCTGCGGGTCCTGTACGCCTCCGGTTCGCTCGCGATCGCGATCGCGTACCTGATCGTGCTGCCGCGGCTGGTGACCGGCC
Encoded here:
- a CDS encoding glycosyltransferase family 4 protein; amino-acid sequence: MSTRELRPLLDDPDDDAPPGNGGYPVTLLVAELVRAGHDVRVWTLDPSVRRRHDVRGEGLAVTYLPQRTSGRGRDAYAAERRWLADALAGARVDVWNPHWSYEYALAAQAHRGRGGAADDPLVLTVHDWAPAVLRYQPDPYRVVRLGMYARVHLRRPAMTTPSPYLAAKLRRTGLGRAHVVPNGVAADAIADRPRTRGSGAALLGIAMGFSRRKNTTSLLRAHGRLRAAGVPSRLVLVGADHEPGGVAQAWARARDLDEDVTFAGVLPYDRVLDALASCDVFVHPAREESFGMVLAEAMAQGTPVVAGARSGAVPWVLDDGRAGVLADVDDPGAIALAVQGLLSDRRRWEQLSAAGLAHVRRRFAMPVVAEGYLAAYRRAAGS
- a CDS encoding lipopolysaccharide biosynthesis protein; this translates as MTTPPEGRHPVEGEAFTPTGPTPDGPNLTRRTLTGFSWTFAATLAGLVAQLAYTSVINRLLPPDTFGLVASAQAVLIGGQFLSELGVGRAVVQKTHLDVADQRTAFTSSLLLGAALTGGLVLAAPLVGVLFDEPDVVGVTRGLALLLLANAIGITATSVLRRELRFKAVALLDLGSFAVGYLVIGIGAAVAGFGVWSLVAAAVSKAAIEGVGSLVLARHPMRPLLARRSLAEMYAFGSQVSIVGAVEYVSGQLPVAAVGRLRGQAALGQFSRAAYLVDLPFIQISNALTDVLFPAVARIKAERVRVRVAYMTSLRVTAALLLPTAAGAAVASDELVAVVLGDQWERAAAVLPLLAAHATLMMLVHYAAIVCEALAVLWQKLVIQVATFAVLAAGFVVVRDDGLEAFAVVMVIAQVVRLIGYWALMARQLGLPAASQPAALLAPAVTAALTAGAIAGWTAVGGRLGLPTALVLMLQIVVGGAVLAWGFWYGPRRRIRDERVERLELADAGGGRTMRTVLAVLRVGRAEPQI